A stretch of the Oxyura jamaicensis isolate SHBP4307 breed ruddy duck chromosome 4, BPBGC_Ojam_1.0, whole genome shotgun sequence genome encodes the following:
- the BRS3 gene encoding bombesin receptor subtype-3 — protein MSQVDLHSSNQTLCASTNGTELKSIIDNETTNEKWTEDSFPGLEILCTIYVTYAVIISVGLLGNAILIKVFFKIKSMQTVPNIFITSLAFGDLLLLLTCVPVDATRYIVDTWLFGRIGCKLLSFIQLTSVGVSVFTLTVLSADRYRAIVKPLELQTSDALLKTCCKAGSVWIVSMIFAIPEAVFSDLYSFSNPEKNVTFEACAPYPVSEKILQEAHSLVCFLVFYIVPLSVISVYYFLIARTLYKSTFNMPAEEHGHARKQIESRKRVAKTVLVLVALFAFCWLPNHILYLYRSFTYHSSVDASTFHLIATIFSRALAFSNSCVNPFALYWLSKSFRQHFKKQVSCCKAKLRTKPPSATQTNSPTRALSVTGSTHGSEISVTLLTDYSITKEEESV, from the exons ATGTCTCAAGTAGACTTGCATTCATCTAATCAGACTTTGTGTGCATCTACAAATGGTACAGAACTTAAATCAATCATTGATAATGAaaccacaaatgaaaaatggacTGAAGACTCCTTTCCAGGATTAGAAATACTGTGCACAATTTATGTTACATATGCTGTGATCATTTCAGTGGGTCTCCTTGGAAATGCTATACTCATCAAAGTCTTTTTCAAGATTAAATCAATGCAGACGGTTCCAAACATCTTCATCACCAGCCTGGCATTTGGAGACCTACTGCTTTTATTAACTTGTGTGCCTGTAGATGCAACACGTTACATTGTGGATACCTGGCTCTTCGGAAGAATTGGGTGCAAGCTGCTGTCTTTCATCCAGTTAACCTCAGTTGGAGTATCAGTGTTCACACTGACTGTTCTCAGTGCTGACAG GTACAGAGCCATTGTTAAGCCCTTGGAACTGCAGACCTCAGACGCGCTCCTGAAGACCTGCTGTAAAGCTGGCTCTGTCTGGATTGTCTCCATGATATTTGCTATTCCAGAGGCCGTTTTTTCAGATCTGTATTCTTTCAGCAACCCggagaaaaatgtaacttttgaGGCATGTGCCCCCTATCCTGTATCTGAGAAAATACTGCAGGAAGCTCACTCCCTGGTTTGCTTCTTAGTGTTCTACATTGTGCCATTATCTGTCATTTCTGTCTATTATTTTCTCATTGCCAGAACTTTATATAAAAGTACATTCAACATGCCAGCAGAAGAACACGGTCACGCCCGTAAGCAG ATTGAATCCCGCAAGAGAGTTGCAAAAACAGTGCTGGTGCTTGTTGCTTTGTTTGCCTTTTGCTGGTTGCCTAACCACATCCTCTACCTATACCGCTCCTTTACATACCATTCTTCTGTAGATGCTTCCACCTTTCATCTGATAGCTACTATTTTTTCCCGTGCGTTGGCCTTCAGCAATTCTTGTGTCAATCCTTTTGCTCTTTATTGGCTGAGTAAAAGTTTCcggcaacattttaaaaagcaagtttcATGCTGCAAGGCAAAACTTCGTACAAAGCCTCCCAGTGCTACCCAAACTAATTCACCTACCAGAGCCCTGTCAGTCACAGGCAGCACACACGGCTCAGAAATCAGTGTTACACTGCTAACAGATTACAGTATcacaaaagaagaggaaagtgTTTAG